The sequence ACAACCTCTACAACCCATACATTTAGAAGAGTCGAACATATAGGCTACTCTTTCCATTTTAAGCCCTCCTCAAGTTAATCATCAAAGCTTTTGATTCCTGGATCTCAGAGGTCGGATCTCCTACGTTTTCAGTCATGAGATTTGCTGAAAAAGATTCATTTTTACCACTGTCAGGATCGATTCCTACAAAACCCCAATGCCATGGTATGCCTACTATATGAAACTTTTTGCCATCAATTATAACTGGTTGCAATCTGGATGTTACACATGCCTGAGCCTTTACTTTTCCTCTAATAGATTCAAGCTCCACTTTATCTCCATTTTTAATTCCAAGTTTCTTTGCTAATTCAGGATCTATTTCAGCAAATACCTGTGGCATTTCTTCAACCAAAATCGGGATCTTCCTGGTTATACTTCCACTTTGATAGTGTTCAGTCAATCTATAAGTAGTACATATATGTGGATATCTTGGATCGTTTAAAGGAGCGTACTTATCAACATCTGATTTGAAAATTATAGCTACAGGATTATTTTGTACAGGACTTAAAAGATTTTTCACAGGAGCCTCAATGGGTTCATAGTGTTCAGGAAAGGGACCATCTTTAACCAGCCCTGAAGGCACAAAGAGCCTTCCTCCACCTTCAGGTATCATAATAAAAGGGGCATCTCCACCTGGAGAATTAGGTGCCTTTGTTGGAAGAAAATCTGGTACATCTGGACCTGTCCATTTTCCTTGGGCAGCATCCCATTTAATAACAGTTAGTTTTGAATTCCAGGGTTTACCCTCAAGATCACAGCTAGCCCTATTATAAAGAATTCTTCTATTTACAGGCCATGACCATGCCCATTCAGAGTTAAGCCCTATTCCCTCTTTTTCAGGTTTTCTTCTTGCGGCTAAATTTCTAGTCGGTGGGTACACTCCTGAATATATCCAACAACCACATGCTGTAGATCCATCATCCTTAAGAGCAGCAAAGCTAACTAACTGTTTTTTTGTAGCAACCTCAAAACCATTAATCTCTTTTAAAACAGAATCGATATCATACTTATCTCCACCATAACCCCATGTTAAGTTAAGTATGCCTTCAGGTGAAGGAGTAGAAGGATCGTCTTTAAACTGTTTTTTTAGACCAATAACCAGCTTATTTAAAATAACCATATCTTCTTTTGATTCATACATAGGTTCTATTGCCTTATATCTCATTTGAAGCCATCTAGAAGTATTAGTAGCTGAACCGTCCTTTTCAACAAACGATGAAACTGGTAACATAAAGACTTCAGTTTTTATGTCTTTTGGAGCTACTCCAGGCCTCTTCCAGAAATTTGCAGTCTCAGTTTCAAAAAGATCTGCAACCATAAGCCACTCAAGGTTTTCTAAAGCTTTACCAGTTTTATCACCAAGAGGGCTTGATACTAGTGGATTTTGCCCCCAGATCATCATTCCCTTTATCCCCTCATTTTTATACAGATTATCCCAGATATACATCCATGAAGCTGGTTTGGACCACTTTGGAAGCCAATCATAGCCAAAATCATTTTCTTTTGTAGCTGCGTCTCCAAACCAGGCCTTAAGCATGCTAACAGCAAATTTTGGTGCATTAGACCAATAACAATCAGGAAGTGTGATTTTTTTTAGATACTCTTTAAAATTTGGATGAAGTTTCTCGTTGGGAGCGGCCAAATAACCAGGCCATGAGTTATAAAGAAGAGCCATATCAGTAGAACCCTGGACATTGGTCTCCCCTCTCATAGCATTCACTCCACCACCAGCCATACCTATGTTCCCTAACAAAAGTTGAATAATACAAAAAGCTCTGATGTTTTGTGTACCAATTGTATGCTGAGTTAATCCCATCGCATACATCAATGTGCCAGATTTATCTGGCGCACCAGTTGAGCTATATAACTTTGCTATTTCAAGGAATGTCTCTTTTTTTATACCTGTAACCTTTTCTACAACTTCAGGCGTATACCTGGAATAATGCAATTTCATTTTTTGAAACACGCAATTTGGATCTTGAAGGGTCATATCTCTTAAAGGCTTATTATCTGGTCCGGTTTGATAAGCCCAGCTTTCATAATTATACGTTTTGCTCATCATATTCCATCCTGAAAAGTATCCATCCTTAAAGTTGTATTCAGGCTTTAAAAGATAAGAAGCGTTTGTATAGTGTTTTACATAAGTTTCCTGGTATTTATTATTCTGAATAATGTAGTTTATCAAACCTCCGAAAAAGGCTATATCAGTTCCAGGCCTTATTTGTGCATAGATATTTGAAAGTGCAGAAGTTCTAGTAAATCGAGGATCCACAGAAATGACTTTTCCACCGCGTTCTTTACATATATTAATGTATCTCGCACTGCCAGGATGATTTTCGGCAGGATTTCCACCACATATCATGATCACATCAGAATTTTTTACGTCTATCAGGGAATTTGTCATTGCCCCTCTACCAAAGCTTGGCCCCAAGGCAGTAACAGTAGAAGAGTGACAAATTCTTGCCTGATGCTCCAAATATACAATGCCCAGCGCCCTGGCAAACTTAGAAAACAGATAGCATTCATCTGTTCCGTGAGATGCTCCGCCAAGCATAGCAAGTCCCTCAGTTCTATTTACAGTTACTCCGTTTGAAGTCTTTATAAATGAACTATCCCTGGTTTTTTTGATTCTTTTGACAAGCTCAGAAATAGCCCAATCCCAGCTTTTCTCTTCCCACTTGTCAGAACCAGGAGCCCTATACATTGGTTTTTTTAATCTAAGTGGACTATCGTAAACGCTAAAACAGGTAGAACCCTTTGCACAAAGACCACCTTCACTATTCGGATTGTCAGGATCTCCCTCGACATTTACTACCTTACTGCCCTTTGAATAGACTAAAAGACCACAGCCAACTCCGCAATAAATACATACAGAATTTGTAACCTTGGTATCCTTCAGTTTAAAGGGTATGCTTGCATAGGCAACCTTTGGCACAGCTACATTGCCATCGAATACCATCATTGCAGCACTAGCAAAGGAAAACTTAAGAAAATCCCTTCGATTAAATTTGTCCATTCATTTTACTCCTTGATAGTGAATATATTTTTTAATTTCAAAGCACTATCAAGCTTATAATAGCATACTAAATTGATAAAATAATCATTATCAAACTTAAATATTTAATAAATGACTATATGAATAAAATATTTTTATAATAGAGTGCAAAGTTTAAGAATTTTTTAACAAAATTATCATTAAAAAATGAATTTAAAATAAAATATTATAAAAAAGACTTATTATTAATAATAAATATTATTTGCTGATCCAGGAAGCAGCATAAAAAATCTTAAACCATGAGGGTTTAAAATTTAAGTCTTTTACCGAAACGTCTAAATCCCAGCTGGATAAATAAAGCAAGGGATAAAGAGGTATATCCTCATTTTTTTCCCTCAAATCCAGCACCTTTAAATACATCCCACAAGCCTCACAAACCTCTACTCTCCATCCAGGGAGCTCATCTGCACTATAATACCTCATTGACTTTTGCTCTTCATCGGCACACACTGGACAAACTGTCCTTCTGTGTCCCCATCTCGTATAACAGGTTGAACATATCAAACTTTTTTTTCCATCTCCTTCAATAAAGCCTAGGCCAGCTCTTGATCCACAAACAGGACAAATTGGCTCATACCATTTTACAAGACTACATCCTTTAGAAAGTATTTCGCCAACGTAAGAGTAAATAGTAGAGTAGACTATTAACTTTATAAAACCAATTTTATCCTCAGATAAAGTTAGTTTATCAAATATTGGTAAATTTCTTTCATCAAACTTTACTTTTCCCTTAATTCCAAAATCGTCTTTTACAATTTTTGCTAGAAAATTTAAATCTTTTTTATATATTTTTAATTCAAACAAATCCAAATAGGCTCTTCCTTCGTTAAATACCTTTTTAAATTCTTCTGTATCAATACTTTCTTCAGGTATAAAATCTTTTATTTTTGCCAATAACTTTTCTCTACAAGAATAATATTGATTCCAAAATTCTACTACAGACTCTAATATTGGATACTTTTCAACAAACTTTATTAAATTCATCCAAAACCTCCAGTATTATGATTAAATTTAAGAGTTTATAAAAAAACTATCAGTCAATAACTATCTAACATATTATCAAACGTTAAAACATTTGAGTGCAAAGCCAACTTTGACTTTGCACTCAAATTAAATATTACTAATTTCAACTTAATACTAAATCTACTTAATTTTTAAAAACTTAAGATTTTTTCAACTCCTCATACCATAGAGCATTGTGATGCTTCACATAATCTTCTTCTATCATACCGCTTCCAAGCATTGTTCCCAACTCTTTATTTGATGTAGGATTAATTGCAGCTAAGTAAAAATGTACTATTACTGCAGCCCCCAAGAATGTACCACAAAATACGTGAATCATTATAGCCATGCGAACAAGTAGCCCAGGGAAAAGTGCATAATAAAACATTATCAATCCTGTTATACCGAGTAAAATTGAAAAAACTATTATTATCCAACCTAAGAGCTTTTGTCCAGCATTATATTTCCCCTGTGGCGGAACTTCATCTACCTTTATAATAGGATGCAAATATCCTCCCAACACAGAAAGCCATTTTTTATCTTCAGGCGTAAAAGTACTAATTGTTTTAAAAAAGTTAGAAAACAACTTGAAGTTCCAGGAAACATAAATTATCGGAAGAATCACATAAAACCATCCAAGATATTTATGAATAAATGCTGCGTTTCTAAGGCTCCCAAAAGTCATGCCAAGAACATTTGCCCAGGGATAAAGCAAAGAAACTCCTGTCCAAAGCATAATTATAAAGGTTATTAGATGCAACCAGTGAAAAATTCTTGTATTTTTTTTATGCTTCTCAATCTTTTTTACAGCCACTACTGTTCACCTCCCTTTTTCCCCAGGTTAAGCGCTCTATGAAGTACAACCAGGCCAGCCGCGCCTCCTAACATTATTACACCTAGAGGATGCAATATTCCTTTCCACAAACCAATGTCACTAGGAAATACAGGTTCTTTAGGAAGACCATATTTTTCAGGAGAATATTTCAATATAGCAAGAACTCCAAGTCCTCCAAGAATATTTTCCCCATAAAGATTTGCTTCTGTATATCCTTTATTTTTTAAAACCTCAACTCTTTTTTTACCTTGCTCAACTAAATCACTTCTTTTTCCGAAATAAAGCGCTCCCGCAGGGCAACTCTTTACACATGCTGGGATAGAAGTCTTATCAGAGTCAGAACCTTCCATAACTCTAGAATAACACATATCACATTTATTTATAACTTTTCCAATCTGAGGAATTCCAAAGGGACATGCGCTGTGACAGTATCCGCATGCTATACACTTATTTTCATCAAAAGCTACTATTCCATTTTCAGCTTGAAACAATGCGCCACTAGGACATGCCTTTACACATGCTGGGTCACCACAGTGAAAACATTGATATTTCAAAAAATTGAAATTTGGATCTGGAGTAAAGGTATCATAAAATTTTATAATCATTCTCGTATCAGGATTTAGACTTGGTGGATTGGTATATACCCCATTAAATGTTGTAGGATCGGTTTTTTGATCGTTCCATTCCTTACAGATGCTCTGACATCCTCTACAACCCATACATTTAGAAGAATCATACATATAGGCCACTCTTTCCATTTTAGGCCCTCCTCAAATTAATCATCAAAGCTTTGGATTCTGGAATAAGACTTGTCGGATCTCCTACATTTTCTGTCACAAGATTTGCAGCAAAAGATTCGTCTTTACCACTATCTGGATCTATACCCACAAAGCCCCAGTTCCATGGAATTCCAACCACATGGTACTTTTTACCATTTATTATCATAGGCTGAACTCTGGTTGTAACACAAGCCTTTGCTTTAACCTTACCCCTTATGGACTCAAGCTCAACATTATCACCGTCTTTGATACCAAGTTCCTTTGCAAGTTCAGGATCTATCTCGGCAAAAACTTGTGGCATAGCTTCCACAGTTATAGGTATCTTTCTTGTTATTGCACCAGATTGATAATGTTCTGCAACTCTATACGTAGTACAAATATATGGATATTTTGGATCGTGAAGTGGTGCATATTTATCTATATTTGATTTAAATATCAAAGCTATAGGATTATTTTGTATAGGATTTACTTTATTTTCAACAGGAGATTCGATTGGTTCATAATGTTCAGGAAATGGTCCATCTTTAACTATACCACCAGGAACAAATAATCTCCCTTGTCCACCAGTAAGCATGATAAAGGGCAGCGTTCCTCCAACATCTGTTGGAGCCTTTGTAGGCAAGAAATCAGGCACATCTCTTCCTACCCACTTCTTCTGTGCAGCATCCCATTTTATAACGTATTTTTCCGGATTCCATGGATTACCTTCCAGATCGCATCCCGCTCTATTATATAAAATTCTTCTATTTACGGGCCATGCCCAACCCCATTCAGGATTAAGTCCCAATCCAGTTTTTTCTGGCTTTCTTCTCTTCGCAAGATTCCCAGTAGGAGGATACATGCCAGAATATATCCAACACCCGCTAGCCGTAGTTCCGTCATCTTTTAAAGCAGCAAAACCAGGAACTTGCTTTTTGGTAGTCACCTCAAAACCGTTAATCTCTTTAAATACTTCTTCTGCGCTATGATTATGCCCGCCATAATTCCATGTTAAATTAAGAATTGCTTCAGAATTAGGTGTAGACGGATCAGATTTTACAAGGTCTTTTATTTTATGAATAAGATCGTGCAATATTACAGAATCCTCTCTGCATTCATAAAGAGGTTCAACTGCTTTATATCTCATCTGAAGCCATCTGGAAGTATTCGTAGCTGAACCATCTTTTTCTACCATAGATGCCACAGGTAGCAAAAATACTTCTGTTTTAATATTCTTTGTATCAGCACCTGGCCTCCTCCAGAAATTAGAAGTTTCAGTCTCGAATAAATCTGCTATCATTAACCATTCTAAATTCTCGAGAGCCTTACCAGTTTTTTCGGCAAAGGGGCTGGATATCAATGGATTTTGCCCCCAGATCATCATACCTTTGATCCCTTCATTTTTATATAAATTATCCCATATGTGCATCCAGGAAGCTGGCTTTGACCACTTTGGTAACCAATCGTACCCAAAATTATTTTCCTTTGTAGCTGCATCCCCATACCATGCTTTCAACATACTTACAATAAACTTCGGAGCGTTAACCCAATAGCTATCAGGTGCGATTGATTTCTTAATAAATTCCTGTAAGTTTGGATGAAGCTTTTCGTTTGGCGAAGGCAAATAACCTGGCAGAGTGTGAAACAAAAGTCCCATATCAGTAGAACCCTGTACGTTAGCCTCCCCTCTCATTGCATTTACTCCACCACCAGCCATACCCATATTACCAAGTAAAAGTTGAATTATACAAAAAGCCCTGATGTTTTGTGTACCAATAGTGTGTTGAGTTAGTCCCATAGCATAAATCAAACACCCAGACTTATCTGGTGCTCCTGTAGAAGAATAGATTTCAGCAATCTTTAAAAAAGTTTCTTTTTTCATCCCAGCAACACTTTCTACTACTTCTGGCGTATATCTGGAATAGTGTTTTGCAAGCCTTTGGAATACACAATTTGGATCTTGGAGGGTCATGTCTTTCAAGACCTTCTTATCCGGTCCTGTTTGAAATCCCCAGGTTGCATAATTGTACATCTTTTTTGCCTCGTCCCAACCAGAAAAATGACCATCTTTGAAATCAAATTCAGGATTTAATAACCATGAAGCATTAGTGTAATTTTTAAGATAAACTTCTTGATATTTTTTGTTTTGAATTATGTAGTTAATCAATCCACCAAAAAATACAATATCGGTTCCCGGTCTTATTGGCGAATAAATATCTGAAATAGAAGAAGTCCTCGTAAACCTTGGATCTACAGATATTACTACTCCACCTGAATCTTTACACATATTTATATATCTTGCTATAGCTGGGTGATTTTCAGCAGGATTACCCCCACAAATCATAATAACATCAGAATTTTTTACATCAGTCAAAGGATTCGTCATTGCACCTCTTCCAAAACTAGGACCTAAACTGGTCACTGTAGAAGAGTGTCATATACGTGCCTGGTGTTCGAGATAGACAATTCCAAGTGATCTTGCAAACTTAGATAGAAGATAGCATTCATCAGTATCGTGAGATGCTCCTCCAAGTTGGACAAGTCCATCAGTTCTATTTACTGGAACTCCTCCAACTTCTCTAACGAAAGTTTCATTTCTTGTTTTTAAAATTCTCTTTGCAACCTCATTGATAGTCCAATCCCAGCTCTTTTCCTCCCATTTGTCTGAACCTGGAGCCCTATACATTGGCCTTTTCAATCTAAGCGGATTAACGTAAACGTTATAAGATGTTGCTCCCTTTGCGCATAGACCGCCTTCATTGTTAGGATTATCAGGATCACCCTCGATGTTTACTACCTTGCCATCTTTTGCATAAACCAATAGTCCGCAGCCAACGCCACAGTAAATACATACTGAAGGACTTACTTTAGTATCTTTTAACTTAAAAGGCTTTACAGAAGCCCTTGCAGGCACAGCAATATTACCATCCATAACCATTGCCGCAGCCCCAGCAAATGTAAGCTTTAAGAAGTCCCTCCTTCTAAGCTTCCCCATTCATTTCACTCCCTTTTTGAGGCATATATAATATATAAATAAAATTTTATAAAAGAATAAAAATAAATAGCATTCTTATAATAAAATTTATATCTCTTAATTATTTATTCTACAACTCAATTAATAAAAAAAGCAACAATATTTAATAAAACATACTTATAATTTGCTAAGTTATATTTATCTATAATACTAGAGTATGCTTAACAGCCCCGAACCAAATAGAAATATCTCAATACCTTTTAAAAAAGCTATATTATAGCGCTAAAAACTATTTCAGATATCGTTGGGTGACCATAAATTATATCCCTTAGTTCTGTAATATTGACTTTACTTTTCATTGCTACTGCCATAATATGAACTAGCTCATATGCCATAGGACCAATAAACATAGCACCAATTATAGTCCCCTCATCCGAAGTAAGTGCTTTAAAAAAACCAGAATTTTGGCCCATAATAAGGGCTTTCCCATTACCCTTAAAAAATGCTTTATAAGTTTTATAAGGAATCACTTTTGACTTTAAATCCTCTTCAGTGAATCCAATACATCCTACACCCGGATCTGTAAATACCACTCTTGGTAATAATTCATAGTTAATATTTTCAGTTTCGCCAAGTATTTTTTTAGCAACAGCTATCCCCTCTCTGGTAGCCACGTTGGCCAGCATTGGGGTTTTTATAATATCTCCTACAGCATATACACTGCTGTTATCTATGCTAAAGTCCTTCTCTGTAATTATGAAATCTCTTTCGGTTTTTGCATTAATTACTTCTAAATTCAGATATTTTGTATTGGGTACTCTTCCCACAGAAACTAATATAACATCTACAAAAATATCTTTAACTAAATTATTTTGCCTATTTTTAAAACTAACCAGCAGCTTTTCATCTTTGTTTTGAATATTGACAATCTCTGAACTCGTGTTCACAGATATATTTCTCTTTTTAAATTCTCTCAGAAGAGTACGCGAAACCTCATCATCTTCTAAACCCATTATCTTAGGTAAAAATTCTACAATTGTAACGTTTGAACCGAAATAATTTAGCAATGAAGCAAACTCACAACCTACGTAACCACCACCTACAATAAGAAAATCTTTTGGTAAACTTCCCAACTTTAAAAGGCCGCTACTCGAAATAATCTTGTTTTCGTCAATAGTCAAACCAGGAAGACTCTTTGGGTATGATCCGGTCGATAAAACTATATTGTTAGCAAAATAATCAACGTTGCCAATCCTTATAACATCATAACCAGCTAGTCTTCCTTCCCCAAAAATCATTTTAACACCTGATTTTTTCAGTCTTGAAATTACTCCCTGTCTTAATTGATACTTTTGATCCTCTAAAAGCTTAATCGCATTCGAATAATCAATGCTAAAATCTATGTTGAAAATACTCTTGTATTCTCTCATTCTGTGAATTAAATGAGCACTTTCAACCAATGATTTTACAGGAATACATCCCTCATTCAGGCATGTCCCGCCAATCTTTTCTTCAGATTTTTCTACCAAGCATACACTTTTCCCTCTATCACCTAAATAAAGCGCACACTCATAGCCAGCTGGACCAGCACCTATAATGATCGCGTCAAATTTATTTTCCAACCTCAATTTCTCCCACAAGATAAATATTTTTGTGCGTTATAAGAGCTTCTTACATACGGAGCGCTTTCTACATGTTTAAAACCAAAACTTCTTGCAATCTCCCCAATTTCTTCAAATTTGTCTGGATGAACATATTCATAAACATCAATATTCTTTAAGCTAGGCCTTAAATATTGTCCTATACTAATAAAATCACACTTAATTTTTATAAGTTTATCAAAAAGTTCCTTCAATTCATCCATCGTTTCCCCTAACCCAAGCATTATACCTGTCTTTGTAAAAATATTTTGAGATAATTTTTTAGCATTTTCTAATACATATAAAGACGTTTCAAATGAAGCACCCTTTCTAATGGCGTAAAGTCTTGGAACAGTTTCCAGATTATGGCCAAAAATCTCAGGCTTTAAGTCAATTACTGTTTTAATCGAATCAATATTTCCCTTGAAATCTGGTACTAAAACTTCGATTGTAACATCTGGAATAAGATTTCTTATAGCCTTAATAGTATTAGCAAAGTGAAGGGCTCCGCCATCAAAAACATCATCTCTAGTAGGGGATGTGATTATCACATGAGAAAGATTCAATCTTTCTACGGCCTGAGCTAATCTTTCTGGTTCATATGGATCTAATGGTTTTAATAAATTTTTATCTTTAGCTTTTTTCACATTACAAAATTCACAAGATCTCGTACACACATCACCCATTATTAGAAAAGTAGCATGTCTATTACTAAAACATTCTGATATATTAGGACATCTTGCTTCTTCACAAACAGTATTTAACTCTAAGTCTTTTAACAAGGTTCTTGTATAATTCTCTGTTCTTTGACAAACTCTCTTATGAAGCCACACAGGTTTCTTTTTCAATACCATCCCTATTCCAACTTTCAGATAAATATTTTTTCTCTCTTAAAAGTGAGACAAGCTTAATTTCTTCTTTTGTAAGCTCGCAAAAATCTAAATCAACCTTCATTTCCTTGCTAAAAAATGTGGCA comes from Thermodesulfobium acidiphilum and encodes:
- the fdnG gene encoding formate dehydrogenase-N subunit alpha; this encodes MDKFNRRDFLKFSFASAAMMVFDGNVAVPKVAYASIPFKLKDTKVTNSVCIYCGVGCGLLVYSKGSKVVNVEGDPDNPNSEGGLCAKGSTCFSVYDSPLRLKKPMYRAPGSDKWEEKSWDWAISELVKRIKKTRDSSFIKTSNGVTVNRTEGLAMLGGASHGTDECYLFSKFARALGIVYLEHQARICHSSTVTALGPSFGRGAMTNSLIDVKNSDVIMICGGNPAENHPGSARYINICKERGGKVISVDPRFTRTSALSNIYAQIRPGTDIAFFGGLINYIIQNNKYQETYVKHYTNASYLLKPEYNFKDGYFSGWNMMSKTYNYESWAYQTGPDNKPLRDMTLQDPNCVFQKMKLHYSRYTPEVVEKVTGIKKETFLEIAKLYSSTGAPDKSGTLMYAMGLTQHTIGTQNIRAFCIIQLLLGNIGMAGGGVNAMRGETNVQGSTDMALLYNSWPGYLAAPNEKLHPNFKEYLKKITLPDCYWSNAPKFAVSMLKAWFGDAATKENDFGYDWLPKWSKPASWMYIWDNLYKNEGIKGMMIWGQNPLVSSPLGDKTGKALENLEWLMVADLFETETANFWKRPGVAPKDIKTEVFMLPVSSFVEKDGSATNTSRWLQMRYKAIEPMYESKEDMVILNKLVIGLKKQFKDDPSTPSPEGILNLTWGYGGDKYDIDSVLKEINGFEVATKKQLVSFAALKDDGSTACGCWIYSGVYPPTRNLAARRKPEKEGIGLNSEWAWSWPVNRRILYNRASCDLEGKPWNSKLTVIKWDAAQGKWTGPDVPDFLPTKAPNSPGGDAPFIMIPEGGGRLFVPSGLVKDGPFPEHYEPIEAPVKNLLSPVQNNPVAIIFKSDVDKYAPLNDPRYPHICTTYRLTEHYQSGSITRKIPILVEEMPQVFAEIDPELAKKLGIKNGDKVELESIRGKVKAQACVTSRLQPVIIDGKKFHIVGIPWHWGFVGIDPDSGKNESFSANLMTENVGDPTSEIQESKALMINLRRA
- the fdhE gene encoding formate dehydrogenase accessory protein FdhE — encoded protein: MNLIKFVEKYPILESVVEFWNQYYSCREKLLAKIKDFIPEESIDTEEFKKVFNEGRAYLDLFELKIYKKDLNFLAKIVKDDFGIKGKVKFDERNLPIFDKLTLSEDKIGFIKLIVYSTIYSYVGEILSKGCSLVKWYEPICPVCGSRAGLGFIEGDGKKSLICSTCYTRWGHRRTVCPVCADEEQKSMRYYSADELPGWRVEVCEACGMYLKVLDLREKNEDIPLYPLLYLSSWDLDVSVKDLNFKPSWFKIFYAASWISK
- a CDS encoding formate dehydrogenase subunit gamma, which encodes MAVKKIEKHKKNTRIFHWLHLITFIIMLWTGVSLLYPWANVLGMTFGSLRNAAFIHKYLGWFYVILPIIYVSWNFKLFSNFFKTISTFTPEDKKWLSVLGGYLHPIIKVDEVPPQGKYNAGQKLLGWIIIVFSILLGITGLIMFYYALFPGLLVRMAIMIHVFCGTFLGAAVIVHFYLAAINPTSNKELGTMLGSGMIEEDYVKHHNALWYEELKKS
- a CDS encoding 4Fe-4S dicluster domain-containing protein, coding for MERVAYMYDSSKCMGCRGCQSICKEWNDQKTDPTTFNGVYTNPPSLNPDTRMIIKFYDTFTPDPNFNFLKYQCFHCGDPACVKACPSGALFQAENGIVAFDENKCIACGYCHSACPFGIPQIGKVINKCDMCYSRVMEGSDSDKTSIPACVKSCPAGALYFGKRSDLVEQGKKRVEVLKNKGYTEANLYGENILGGLGVLAILKYSPEKYGLPKEPVFPSDIGLWKGILHPLGVIMLGGAAGLVVLHRALNLGKKGGEQ
- the fdnG gene encoding formate dehydrogenase-N subunit alpha — encoded protein: MGKLRRRDFLKLTFAGAAAMVMDGNIAVPARASVKPFKLKDTKVSPSVCIYCGVGCGLLVYAKDGKVVNIEGDPDNPNNEGGLCAKGATSYNVYVNPLRLKRPMYRAPGSDKWEEKSWDWTINEVAKRILKTRNETFVREVGGVPVNRTDGLVQLGGASHDTDECYLLSKFARSLGIVYLEHQARIUHSSTVTSLGPSFGRGAMTNPLTDVKNSDVIMICGGNPAENHPAIARYINMCKDSGGVVISVDPRFTRTSSISDIYSPIRPGTDIVFFGGLINYIIQNKKYQEVYLKNYTNASWLLNPEFDFKDGHFSGWDEAKKMYNYATWGFQTGPDKKVLKDMTLQDPNCVFQRLAKHYSRYTPEVVESVAGMKKETFLKIAEIYSSTGAPDKSGCLIYAMGLTQHTIGTQNIRAFCIIQLLLGNMGMAGGGVNAMRGEANVQGSTDMGLLFHTLPGYLPSPNEKLHPNLQEFIKKSIAPDSYWVNAPKFIVSMLKAWYGDAATKENNFGYDWLPKWSKPASWMHIWDNLYKNEGIKGMMIWGQNPLISSPFAEKTGKALENLEWLMIADLFETETSNFWRRPGADTKNIKTEVFLLPVASMVEKDGSATNTSRWLQMRYKAVEPLYECREDSVILHDLIHKIKDLVKSDPSTPNSEAILNLTWNYGGHNHSAEEVFKEINGFEVTTKKQVPGFAALKDDGTTASGCWIYSGMYPPTGNLAKRRKPEKTGLGLNPEWGWAWPVNRRILYNRAGCDLEGNPWNPEKYVIKWDAAQKKWVGRDVPDFLPTKAPTDVGGTLPFIMLTGGQGRLFVPGGIVKDGPFPEHYEPIESPVENKVNPIQNNPIALIFKSNIDKYAPLHDPKYPYICTTYRVAEHYQSGAITRKIPITVEAMPQVFAEIDPELAKELGIKDGDNVELESIRGKVKAKACVTTRVQPMIINGKKYHVVGIPWNWGFVGIDPDSGKDESFAANLVTENVGDPTSLIPESKALMINLRRA
- a CDS encoding dihydrolipoyl dehydrogenase family protein, which gives rise to MENKFDAIIIGAGPAGYECALYLGDRGKSVCLVEKSEEKIGGTCLNEGCIPVKSLVESAHLIHRMREYKSIFNIDFSIDYSNAIKLLEDQKYQLRQGVISRLKKSGVKMIFGEGRLAGYDVIRIGNVDYFANNIVLSTGSYPKSLPGLTIDENKIISSSGLLKLGSLPKDFLIVGGGYVGCEFASLLNYFGSNVTIVEFLPKIMGLEDDEVSRTLLREFKKRNISVNTSSEIVNIQNKDEKLLVSFKNRQNNLVKDIFVDVILVSVGRVPNTKYLNLEVINAKTERDFIITEKDFSIDNSSVYAVGDIIKTPMLANVATREGIAVAKKILGETENINYELLPRVVFTDPGVGCIGFTEEDLKSKVIPYKTYKAFFKGNGKALIMGQNSGFFKALTSDEGTIIGAMFIGPMAYELVHIMAVAMKSKVNITELRDIIYGHPTISEIVFSAII
- the lipA gene encoding lipoyl synthase, which codes for MVLKKKPVWLHKRVCQRTENYTRTLLKDLELNTVCEEARCPNISECFSNRHATFLIMGDVCTRSCEFCNVKKAKDKNLLKPLDPYEPERLAQAVERLNLSHVIITSPTRDDVFDGGALHFANTIKAIRNLIPDVTIEVLVPDFKGNIDSIKTVIDLKPEIFGHNLETVPRLYAIRKGASFETSLYVLENAKKLSQNIFTKTGIMLGLGETMDELKELFDKLIKIKCDFISIGQYLRPSLKNIDVYEYVHPDKFEEIGEIARSFGFKHVESAPYVRSSYNAQKYLSCGRN